One segment of Rhodothermus bifroesti DNA contains the following:
- the rpsU gene encoding 30S ribosomal protein S21, with the protein MARAGVGIKVRDNEPIDRVLRRFKRAVNRSRLLREYRQHMYYIKPSEERRMEEQKALRNARRHSQQS; encoded by the coding sequence TTGGCCCGAGCAGGTGTTGGGATAAAAGTTCGCGATAACGAACCCATTGATCGCGTGCTGCGGCGTTTCAAGCGCGCTGTCAACCGCAGCCGGTTGCTGCGCGAATACCGGCAGCATATGTACTACATTAAGCCTTCAGAGGAACGCCGGATGGAGGAGCAAAAGGCGCTGCGCAATGCGCGTCGGCATTCGCAGCAGTCCTAA